Proteins co-encoded in one Apus apus isolate bApuApu2 chromosome 22, bApuApu2.pri.cur, whole genome shotgun sequence genomic window:
- the BCL9L gene encoding B-cell CLL/lymphoma 9-like protein isoform X3 codes for MHPDNKLPSHGKAGSSSAPAQHHNVSQAPTCNLGSKGVGTGSHGSKATQISPGNSGLKNSQNTVPNLSSLKGKVKRERSISVDSGEQRESSTPSQDAESKGEVAPRSKRRCVLERKQPYSGDEWCSGPDSEEDDKPISSVHNCNVADPAMSTASQLGPGSNPLPSLNETTSSSVPHGAAPGLRSDAAAGGGGGTGKQPSQFVYVFTTHLANTAAEAVLQGRADSILAYHQQNVPRAKLDQAPAPKVLGVAEPLPINPPVANTPQSQPPAPQVSQPQPQPPPPQPPPQTISQTPLPAPSSLPQEGTSEDVRRDLTPNSLGNNSSSNQAGSNHPSTPTAPASTMQPGQLDSSATSGSNLLAEGPGPGMSGNGQAGLGSRNPMNSEGLSKEQLEHRERSLQTLRDIERLLLRSGEAEPFMKSSQNAGEGGTAPQPQAAPAPPPVPPTSMKKYEEPLQSMISQTQSLGGPNLEHEVSHHPGADMGQQMNMMMQRLNQDSLTPEQVAWRKLQEEYYEEKRRKEEQIGIHGRPMQEIMIPQSIGSMMMRGPPPPYHSKPGEQWPPGMGSQLRGPIDVQDPMQLRGGPPFPGPRFPANQMQRVSGFGGMQNMPLDALGPMNAMQRPVRPSMGWSDDMPPMGGPGNFPQGTLPYPSGQGDPERFMNPRAREEILRHQLMEKRPVAMQRPMGMSGNSMSQGMEMERMIQAHRQMDPSMFAGQITGDSLSSAPMGMDFAGTRGMLSPPMSQSGLRDMDAPMGPGNLNMNMNVNMNMNMNLNVQMTPQQQMMMSQKMRGPDMMAHQGMSPEELARARAQNGNGSAMLGGPQKIMIPSQFPNQGQQGFSSTQGPYPSMPQEMGSNSDMFSPEQGTMPIGSIGGTTRLSHIPLPSASNPTPTQGGNLANIHPAPSRGLGRRPSDLTINISQMNSPSMGHLKSPTLSQVHSPLVTSPSANLKSPQTPSQMVSMPPSNQSGPLKSPQVMNSSLNVRSPAGSPSRLKSPSMAVPSPGWVPSPKATMPSPGVNQSKQTLSMSSSASMGGLDQDPSPSQNPLSLMMSQMSKYAMPSSTPLYHNAIKTIATSDDELLPDRPMLPPGSMSGVTGNQPNQLHLNSVGPGSSQSPMGMNLPGQQPLSHEPPPTSMMSSPNPLGSNIPMHPSAPGTGVPPQNPMMLPPGPQDALNQQCGPVPNSSQMIPSNQLVFPRMQQPHNAMPSPAGGMPMAPGGGGGPAMQQHYPPGLPLPPEDLPPQQPSQMPPQQHMMGKNIPPRIGEPYPPVLPGVASVLNDPELSEVIRPTPTGIPEFDLSRIIPSEKPSSTLQYFPKSDNQAPKSQPSNLHLMNLQNMMADQPPVRPGMNAPSIPGQQTVQRGLSMPMCHPGQVPMLGRTGIPPQQGMMGNSMHQGMMSPQQSLMAQQNFMLMQAKQRSMSVSGEMYAQTGHMMSPQGSLMGPPPQQNLMVTHQMRQRSVSLDSQMGYIPGPGNMANLPF; via the exons ATGCACCCTGACAACAAACTGCCCAGCCATggcaaggcaggcagcagcagtgccccGGCCCAGCACCACAATGTGAGCCAAGCACCCACCTGCAACCTGGGCTCGAAGGGTGTGGGGACAGGCAGCCATGGCAGCAAGGCCACTCAGATCTCCCCTGGCAACTCTGGACTGAAAAACAGCCAGAACACTGTCCCAAACTTGAGCTCCTTGAAGGGCAAGGTGAAACGGGAACGAAGCATCTCGGTGGACTCCGGAGAACAGCGAGAATCCAGCACCCCTTCACAGGACGCAGAATCAAAAG GTGAGGTGGCTCCCCGTAGCAAGCGACGGTGCGTGCTGGAAAGGAAGCAGCCATACAGTGGGGATGAATGGTGCTCTGGGCCGGACAGTGAGGAAGACGACAAGCCCATCAGCAGCGTACACA ATTGTAATGTAGCAGATCCTGCGATGTCCACAGCCTCGCAGCTTGGCCCAGGGTCCAACCCGCTGCCCAGCCTGAACGAGACCACTTCTTCCAGCGTGCCTCATGGTGCTGCCCCCGGCTTGCGCTCCGATGCTGCAGCAGGCGGAGGTGGTGGGACAGGAAAGCAACCTTCACAGTTTGTTTACGTCTTTACAACTCACCTTGCTAACAC agctgcagaagctgtCCTGCAGGGCCGAGCTGACTCCATTCTGGCCTACCATCAGCAGAATGTCCCACGGGCAAAGCTAGACCAG GCACCAGCTCCCAAAGTGCTGGGGGTTGCTGAACCACTCCCGATTAACCCTCCTGTTGCCAACACTCCACAGTCCCAGCCGCCGGCACCTCAAGTGAGTCAACCgcagccacagcctcctccACCACAGCCTCCGCCTCAGACCATCAGTCAAACACCTTTGCCTGCACCCAGCAGCCTCCCCCAGGAAGGGACGAGTGAAGATGTCAGGAGAGACCTGACTCCCAACTCTCTGGggaacaacagcagcagcaaccaggCTGGAAGTAACCACCCCAGTACGCCCACTGCACCTGCCAGCACCATGCAGCCTGGGCAACTGGACTCCTCTGCTACgtctggctccaacctccttgcaGAGGGCCCAGGTCCAGGGATGTCGGGGAACGGGCAGGCAGGCCTGGGCTCCAGGAACCCCATGAACTCAGAAGGGCTCtccaaggagcagctggagcaccGGGAGCGCTCTCTGCAGACCCTGCGGGACATTGAGCGCCTGCTGCTGCGCAGCGGGGAGGCTGAGCCCTTCATGAAGTCCAGCCAAAACGCAGGCGAGGGTGGGACTGCCCCTCAACCacaggctgcccctgccccgccccCTGTGCCCCCCACGAGCATGAAGAAGTATGAAGAACCTCTGCAGTCCATGATCTCCCAGACCCAAAGCCTTGGTGGGCCCAATCTGGAACATGAGGTGTCCCACCACCCTGGCGCTGACATGGGGCAGCAGATGAACATGATGATGCAGCGGCTGAACCAGGACAGCCTGACACCAGAGCAGGTGGCCTGGAGGAAGTTACAGGAAGAGTACTATGAGGAAAAGCGACGGAAAGAGGAGCAGATTGGCATCCATGGCCGGCCCATGCAGGAAATCATGATCCCGCAGTCAATAGGCAGCATGATGATGCGTGGGCCCCCACCACCCTACCACAGCAAGCCTGGAGAGCAGTGGCCCCCAGGGATGGGCAGCCAGCTGCGGGGGCCCATAGATGTGCAGGACCCTATGCAGCTGCGGGGAGGGCCACCCTTCCCAGGGCCACGGTTCCCTGCGAATCAAATGCAGAGAGTCTCTGGCTTCGGAGGGATGCAGAATATGCCCTTGGATGCCCTTGGGCCCATGAATGCCATGCAGAGGCCAGTCAGGCCCAGCATGGGATGGAGTGATGATATGCCACCTATGGGAGGCCCTGGGAATTTTCCACAAGGTACCCTGCCCTACCCCTCGGGGCAAGGGGACCCTGAAAGGTTCATGAATCCCCGTGCCAGGGAGGAGATCCTGCGGCATCAGCTGATGGAGAAACGCCCAGTGGCAATGCAGAGGCCCATGGGCATGTCTGGAAACTCCATGAGCCAGGGCATGGAAATGGAGAGGATGATACAGGCTCACAGGCAGATGGATCCATCCATGTTTGCTGGGCAGATAACAGGGGACAGCCTGAGCAGCGCCCCAATGGGAATGGACTTTGCAGGCACTCGCGGGATGCTGAGCCCCCCAATGAGTCAGTCAGGTCTTCGGGACATGGATGCACCCATGGGCCCTGGCAACCTCAACATGAACATGAACGTCAACATGAACATGAACATGAACCTCAATGTCCAGATGaccccacagcagcagatgaTGATGTCACAGAAGATGAGGGGTCCTGATATGATGGCCCACCAGGGCatgagccctgaggagctggcCAGGGCACGGGCTCAGAATGGCAATGGCAGTGCAATGCTGGGGGGCCCCCAGAAAATTATGATACCCTCCCAGTTCCCCAACCAAGGACAGCAAGGCTTCTCAAGCACGCAAGGGCCTTATCCCAGCATGCCCCAGGAGATGGGCAGCAACTCGGACATGTTCAGCCCTGAGCAGGGCACCATGCCCATCGGGAGCATCGGTGGCACCACCAGGCTCAGCCACATCCCTCTGCCCTCTGCCTCAAATCCCACTCCCACGCAAGGGGGCAACCTGGCCAACATACACCCAGCACCTTCCCGGGGGCTGGGCCGCCGGCCCTCCGACCTCACCATCAACATCAGCCAGATGAACTCTCCCAGCATGGGCCACCTCAAGTCTCCCACCCTCAGCCAGGTGCATTCGCCACTGGTCACCTCCCCCTCTGCCAACCTCAAGTCCCCACAGACACCCTCACAGATGGTCAGCATGCCACCTTCAAACCAGTCCGGACCTCTCAAGTCTCCCCAGGTGATGAACTCCTCACTTAACGTCCGGTCTCCAGCTGGTTCACCGAGCCGCCTGAAGTCCCCTTCTATGGCTGTTCCTTCCCCTGGTTGGGTGCCATCTCCTAAAGCCACCATGCCCAGCCCGGGAGTCAACCAGAGCAAGCAGACCCTCAGCATGAGCTCATCTGCTTCCATGGGAGGACTGGATCAGG ATCCATCCCCCTCCCAGAACCCCCTCTCTTTGATGATGTCCCAGATGTCCAAGTATGCTATGCCCAGCTCCACGCCACTTTACCACAATGCCATCAAAACCATCGCCACCTCTGATGATGAGCTGCTGCCAGACCGGCCTATGCTCCCGCCTGGAAGCATGTCAG gTGTGACAGGGAATCAGCCGAATCAACTGCACTTGAACTCGGTCGGGCCTGGATCCTCTCAGAGCCCCATGGGAATGAACCTGCCTGGTCAGCAACCCCTCTCTCATGAACCACCCCCCACCTCCATGATGTCCTCCCCAAACCCTTTAGGCTCCAACATTCCTATGCACCCCAGTGCACCAGGGACAGGTGTTCCCCCCCAGAACCCCATGATGCTGCCCCCGGGGCCTCAGGACGCGTTGAACCAGCAGTGCGGCCCCGTGCCAAACAGTTCACAGATGATTCCTTCCAACCAGCTCGTGTTCCCCCGCATGCAGCAGCCCCACAACGCTATGCCATCTCCTGCTGGAGGCATGCCCATGGCCCCTGGTGGGGGAGGTGGCCCTGCGATGCAGCAGCATTACCCGCCGGGATTGCCCTTGCCGCCTGAGGAccttcccccccagcagcccagccagaTGCCCCCTCAGCAGCACATGATGGGCAAGAACATCCCTCCCCGCATCGGTGAGCCCTACCCACCTGTGCTCCCTGGGGTAGCATCGGTGCTGAATGACCCTGAGCTCAGCGAGGTCATTCGCCCCACGCCCACAGGTATCCCTGAGTTTGACCTGTCCAGGATCATTCCGTCAGAGAAGCCAAGCAGCACCTTGCAGTATTTCCCCAAGAGTGACAACCAAGCGCCCAAATCGCAGCCTTCCAACCTCCACCTCATGAACCTGCAGAACATGATGGCTGACCAGCCCCCGGTGCGGCCAGGTATGAATGcccccagcatccctgggcagcagaCCGTGCAGCGGGGACTCAGCATGCCCATGTGCCACCCCGGACAAGTGCCCATGCTGGGCAGGACAGGCATACCACCCCAGCAAGGCATGATGGGCAACAGCATGCACCAGGGCATGATGTCTCCGCAGCAGAGCCTGATGGCCCAGCAGAATTTCATGCTGATGCAGGCCAAGCAGAGGAGCATGTCTGTGTCAGGGGAGATGTATGCTCAGACAGGACACATGATGTCACCTCAGGGCTCTCTTATGGGGCCCCCGCCTCAGCAGAACCTCATGGTCACACACCAGATGAGGCAGAGGAGTGTCTCCCTGGACAGCCAGATGGGTTACATCCCCGGGCCTGGGAACATGGCGAACCTGCCCTTCTAA